In Drosophila simulans strain w501 chromosome 3R, Prin_Dsim_3.1, whole genome shotgun sequence, a single window of DNA contains:
- the LOC6728069 gene encoding cell cycle checkpoint protein RAD17 isoform X1 has protein sequence MSARKKTWVRCAFSEMNLTTSPAPSESTPAKRTRSASNVSSSRVPRSRTPSINTKPVQIPDVESVDLTAMDDDQDADITGPPPEVKENWMESFEPATSDDLAVHPKKVGELRDWLRHCEAVRKKFPAQMCLLTGPTGAGKTATLRVLAKEFGYQLQEWINPIDCEVVNALGDQTAGASFVGSHLEAFKSFLLRASRYKSLLDSQNKRLLLVEDFPNVLLSDKEVNFEELLEEYTAYGKSPLVFIVADAKSRGLNISYRLFPDQLKAKHRIEHISFNAIASTIMQKSMKTFCSVMQQNKATYKVPSTAVVDSIVVGAQGDIRNALINLHLSSLKGVSSMPTKQLNVSVSAKGRKKKMQSTLKSIGRDESITLMHALGRVLNPKFNEDTTMLHSPEEITEAFNTEPRNFVNFVYANYLPHFKEIDDVVTAIDDLALSDCMLNEYRDDNLSVMGLNVAIRGVMMANTCPVSGWMPVRGPKRINIQPQATLAEQRLVGVGYAGIARTLYATEYSSLVKLIAGKLGDTTSSQSTDSKQVF, from the exons ATGAGCGCACGAAAg AAAACCTGGGTAAGATGTGCCTTCAGCGAGATGAACTTGACCACCAGTCCTGCTCCCTCGGAATCCACGCCTGCGAAGCGCACAAGAAGTGCAAGCAATGTGAGCAGCTCCAGAGTTCCGAGGTCGAGAACTCCAAGCATAAATACGAAGCCAGTACAGATACCGGACGTGGAATCAGTGGATCTTACTGCCATGGATGATGATCAGGATGCGGACATCACTGGGCCACCGCCAGAAGTCAAAGAAAACTGGATGGAAAGCTTTGAGCCAGCCACCAGCGACGATTTAGCGGTGCATCCCAAGAAGGTCGGAGAACTACGCGATTGGCTGCGTCACTGCGAAGCGGTGCGCAAAAAGTTCCCGGCTCAAATGTGTCTACTTACCGGACCCACTGGTGCTGGCAAAACCGCCACGTTGCGAGTCCTGGCCAAGGAGTTCGGCTACCAGCTGCAGGAGTGGATCAATCCCATCGATTGTGAGGTGGTCAACGCCTTGGGTGATCAAACGGCTGGCGCCTCCTTTGTGGGCTCCCATTTGGAGGCCTTTAAAAGCTTTCTGCTCCGTGCCTCGCGATACAAATCCTTGCTGGACTCGCAGAATAAGAGACTGCTTCTTGTCGAGGACTTTCCCAACGTGCTGCTCAGCGATAAGGAGGTCAATTTTGAGGAGTTACTAGA AGAGTACACTGCGTATGGCAAATCTCCCCTGGTGTTCATCGTTGCCGATGCCAAATCTCGAGGACTGAACATCAGCTACCGCCTTTTTCCAGATCAACTTAAGGCCAAACATCGTATAGAGCACATCAGCTTCAATGCTATTGCATCCACAATCATGCAAAAGTCTATGAAAACCTTCTGTTCCGTAATGCAGCAGAATAAAGCTACTTACAAGGTGCCCTCGACCGCTGTTGTTGACTCAATAGTTGTAGGTGCCCAGGGCGACATAAGAAATGCGCTAATTAACTTACATCTGAGCTCTTTAAAAGGAGTTTCCAGTATGCCGACCAAACAGCTAAATGTCAGTGTGTCCGCAAAAGGTCGTAAGAAGAAAATGCAAAGTACTTTAAAGTCAATTGGTAGAGATGAATCAATTACTCTGATGCACGCACTCGGAAGGGTATTAAATCCTAAGT TTAATGAGGACACAACTATGCTACACAGCCCAGAGGAAATAACCGAAGCGTTTAATACGGAGCCCAGGAATTTTGTAAACTTTGTATATGCCAATTATCTGCCACATTTTAAGGAAATCGATGATGTCGTGACCGCCATAGATGACTTGGCCCTATCAGATTGCATGCTCAACGAGTATAGAGATGATAATTTGTCTGTGATGGGCTTAAACGTTGCCATACGAGGAGTTATGATGGCCAACACGTGCCCTGTCAGCGGATGGATGCCTGTTCGAGGACCCAAGCGAATCAATATACAGCCACAGGCAACTTTGGCCGAACAAAGACTGGTGGGTGTGGGCTACGCGGGCATTGCCAGGACGCTCTACGCCACGGAGTACAGCTCATTAGTAAAGTTAATAGCAGGCAAGCTTGGGGATACTACTTCAAGCCAAAGCACAGACTCAAAACAAGTCTTTTAG
- the LOC6728070 gene encoding protein HEXIM1 isoform X1, protein MAEAVKNGKNRHSGSAEKESGSQQRPLDGGGGGGGSGGGGGGGGCGAGMPKRKHRRGKKSKMQPKKTKNHYPQWKLDMTTGAGATLEGNQRQNSRTKLVRSRSLLVPYNTNRFLMEEHMSELHKDDSDDNCFGSQTEDQVLFLSKEFSDVYERARLERLETMSKQELIQECLQIEDRYSKAQNISKEFGAKIRAQDDKIRQLTRENQFLHSHFLRSCSATAGPAAAAAAAASPPSAVAPTPSSACELQARQQPPQQPQPTPMDSTSEDSESDSSSTTSSTTSSTSSSSSDGHEMGVAGLNIANGHAERHERSRTRSRSRSPILNGHANEEERQRLLDGNQMDEDDNSSDVPRPGDAVVK, encoded by the exons ATGGCTGAAGCTgtaaaaaatggtaaaaatcGGCACTCGGGGAGCGCTGAAAAAG AAAGTGGCTCCCAACAACGACCTTTGGATGGTGGCGGAGGAGGGGGCGGTAGTggtggaggcggtggtggtggagggTGCGGCGCGGGAATGCCCAAGAGGAAACATCGGCGGGGAAAAAAATCCAAGATGCAGCCCAAGAAGACCAAGAACCATTATCCGCAGTGGAAACTCGATATGACAACGGGTGCGGGAGCAACGCTGGAGGGGAATCAACGACAGAATAGCAGAACCAAGCTGGTTCGTTCGCGCTCCTTGCTCGTTCCGTACAACACGAACCGCTTCCTGATGGAGGAGCACATGTCGGAGCTGCACAAAGATGACTCCGACGACAACTGTTTTGGTTCCCAGACAGAAGACCAGGTGCTCTTCCTTTCCAAGGAGTTCTCCGATGTCTACGAGAGAGCGCGGCTCGAACGTCTGGAGACGATGAGCAAGCAGGAGCTCATCCAGGAGTGCTTGCAAATCGAAGATCGGTATTCGAAGGCCCAGAACATATCCAAGGAGTTTGGAGCCAAAATACGAGCGCAGGACGATAAGATTCGCCAACTGACCAGGGAGAATCAAT TTCTGCACTCCCACTTTTTGCGCTCTTGTTCCGCGACAGCTGGACccgcggcggcagcagcggccgcAGCTTCCCCACCCTCAGCGGTGGCGCCCACGCCCAGCTCAGCTTGCGAGCTGCAGGCTAGGCAACAGCCGCCCCAGCAGCCACAACCCACACCCATGGACTCCACCAGCGAGGACAGCgagagcgacagcagcagcaccacgtCGAGCACCACGTCCAGTACTTCCTCGAGCAGCAGCGATGGTCACgaaatgggcgtggccggcCTGAACATAGCCAATGGGCATGCCGAGCGGCACGAGAGGAGCCGCACCCGCTCCAGGTCTAGATCACCGATCCTGAATGGTCATGCCAACGAGGAGGAGCGTCAGCGCCTGCTAGACGGAAATCAAATGGACGAGGACGACAACTCCAGCGATGTGCCCAGGCCAGGCGATGCAGTTGTCAAATAG
- the LOC6728070 gene encoding protein HEXIM1 isoform X2: protein MAEAVKNESGSQQRPLDGGGGGGGSGGGGGGGGCGAGMPKRKHRRGKKSKMQPKKTKNHYPQWKLDMTTGAGATLEGNQRQNSRTKLVRSRSLLVPYNTNRFLMEEHMSELHKDDSDDNCFGSQTEDQVLFLSKEFSDVYERARLERLETMSKQELIQECLQIEDRYSKAQNISKEFGAKIRAQDDKIRQLTRENQFLHSHFLRSCSATAGPAAAAAAAASPPSAVAPTPSSACELQARQQPPQQPQPTPMDSTSEDSESDSSSTTSSTTSSTSSSSSDGHEMGVAGLNIANGHAERHERSRTRSRSRSPILNGHANEEERQRLLDGNQMDEDDNSSDVPRPGDAVVK, encoded by the exons ATGGCTGAAGCTgtaaaaaatg AAAGTGGCTCCCAACAACGACCTTTGGATGGTGGCGGAGGAGGGGGCGGTAGTggtggaggcggtggtggtggagggTGCGGCGCGGGAATGCCCAAGAGGAAACATCGGCGGGGAAAAAAATCCAAGATGCAGCCCAAGAAGACCAAGAACCATTATCCGCAGTGGAAACTCGATATGACAACGGGTGCGGGAGCAACGCTGGAGGGGAATCAACGACAGAATAGCAGAACCAAGCTGGTTCGTTCGCGCTCCTTGCTCGTTCCGTACAACACGAACCGCTTCCTGATGGAGGAGCACATGTCGGAGCTGCACAAAGATGACTCCGACGACAACTGTTTTGGTTCCCAGACAGAAGACCAGGTGCTCTTCCTTTCCAAGGAGTTCTCCGATGTCTACGAGAGAGCGCGGCTCGAACGTCTGGAGACGATGAGCAAGCAGGAGCTCATCCAGGAGTGCTTGCAAATCGAAGATCGGTATTCGAAGGCCCAGAACATATCCAAGGAGTTTGGAGCCAAAATACGAGCGCAGGACGATAAGATTCGCCAACTGACCAGGGAGAATCAAT TTCTGCACTCCCACTTTTTGCGCTCTTGTTCCGCGACAGCTGGACccgcggcggcagcagcggccgcAGCTTCCCCACCCTCAGCGGTGGCGCCCACGCCCAGCTCAGCTTGCGAGCTGCAGGCTAGGCAACAGCCGCCCCAGCAGCCACAACCCACACCCATGGACTCCACCAGCGAGGACAGCgagagcgacagcagcagcaccacgtCGAGCACCACGTCCAGTACTTCCTCGAGCAGCAGCGATGGTCACgaaatgggcgtggccggcCTGAACATAGCCAATGGGCATGCCGAGCGGCACGAGAGGAGCCGCACCCGCTCCAGGTCTAGATCACCGATCCTGAATGGTCATGCCAACGAGGAGGAGCGTCAGCGCCTGCTAGACGGAAATCAAATGGACGAGGACGACAACTCCAGCGATGTGCCCAGGCCAGGCGATGCAGTTGTCAAATAG
- the LOC6728071 gene encoding serine protease easter has translation MGSFPALLVVVGSLALGANAQLPPINCVAKIPSGRVTGHCISIRECDFFMKILLSRNLSQSDRNLLRDNQCGVRGNDVQVCCPSTAGLGALTHPLLPSDCGRVRWQRLNNTDTRIREFPWLALIEYTRGNQEKIHACGGVLISDRYVLTAAHCVAQAATSNLQITAVRLGEWDTSTNPDCQYHEDSKVADCAPPYQDIAIEELLPHPLYNRADRTQINDIALIRLASPAKLNDFVEPICLPNKQLRADELEGLVTEVAGWQASSSQRMRKGYVTISSIEECQRKYASQQLRIQASQLCGLTNSHECYGNAGGPLMLFKNEGYLLGGLVSFGPVPCPNPDWPDVYTRVASYIDWIHDSLKA, from the exons ATGGGAAGTTTTCCAGCTCTACTTGTTGTTGTCGGCTCGCTGGCATTGGGCGCGAATG CTCAACTCCCGCCCATCAATTGTGTTGCGAAAATTCCGAGTGGCCGGGTCACCGGTCACTGCATTTCGATCCGGGAGTGTGACTTCTTCATGAAAATCCTGCTATCCCGCAATCTCAGCCAGAGCGATCGCAACCTGCTCCGCGATAATCAGTGCGGAGTGCGGGGCAACGACGTCCAG GTATGCTGTCCAAGTACCGCCGGCTTGGGTGCCCTGACCCACCCACTCTTGCCCTCGGATTGCGGAAGGGTTCGTTGGCAGCGTTTGAATAACACAGATACGCGAATCAGGGAGTTTCCCTGGCTGGCCCTCATTGAGTATACGCGCG GCAACCAGGAGAAGATCCATGCGTGTGGCGGAGTGCTTATTAGTGATCGCTATGTGCTAACAGCTGCCCACTGTGTGGCCCAGGCGGCGACTAGCAATCTGCAGATTACTGCGGTCCGTTTGGGTGAATGGGACACAAGCACGAATCCGGACTGTCAGTACCATGAGGATAGTAAAGTTGCGGACTGCGCGCCGCCCTACCAGGATATAGCCATCGAGGAGTTGCTCCCACATCCCCTGTACAATCGCGCCGACAGGACGCAGATCAACGACATTGCTCTCATCCGACTGGCAAGTCCTGCCAAGCTCAACGACTTTGTGGAACCCATTTGCCTGCCCAACAAGCAGCTGCGAGCGGACGAGCTGGAGGGTCTGGTCACCGAGGTGGCCGGATGGCAGGCCAGTTCCTCGCAAAGGATGCGAAAAGGCTATGTGACCATTAGTTCGATTGAGGAGTGCCAAAGGAAGTACGCCAGCCAGCAGTTGCGCATCCAGGCCTCGCAGCTCTGTGGCCTGACCAATTCCCATGAGTGCTACGGGAACGCTGGTGGACCACTGATGCTGTTCAAGAACGAGGGCTATCTACTCGGTGGACTGGTGTCGTTCGGACCCGTTCCCTGCCCCAATCCCGACTGGCCGGATGTCTACACCAGGGTGGCGTCCTACATCGATTGGATTCACGACAGTCTCAAAGCATAA
- the LOC6728069 gene encoding cell cycle checkpoint protein RAD17 isoform X2 produces MNLTTSPAPSESTPAKRTRSASNVSSSRVPRSRTPSINTKPVQIPDVESVDLTAMDDDQDADITGPPPEVKENWMESFEPATSDDLAVHPKKVGELRDWLRHCEAVRKKFPAQMCLLTGPTGAGKTATLRVLAKEFGYQLQEWINPIDCEVVNALGDQTAGASFVGSHLEAFKSFLLRASRYKSLLDSQNKRLLLVEDFPNVLLSDKEVNFEELLEEYTAYGKSPLVFIVADAKSRGLNISYRLFPDQLKAKHRIEHISFNAIASTIMQKSMKTFCSVMQQNKATYKVPSTAVVDSIVVGAQGDIRNALINLHLSSLKGVSSMPTKQLNVSVSAKGRKKKMQSTLKSIGRDESITLMHALGRVLNPKFNEDTTMLHSPEEITEAFNTEPRNFVNFVYANYLPHFKEIDDVVTAIDDLALSDCMLNEYRDDNLSVMGLNVAIRGVMMANTCPVSGWMPVRGPKRINIQPQATLAEQRLVGVGYAGIARTLYATEYSSLVKLIAGKLGDTTSSQSTDSKQVF; encoded by the exons ATGAACTTGACCACCAGTCCTGCTCCCTCGGAATCCACGCCTGCGAAGCGCACAAGAAGTGCAAGCAATGTGAGCAGCTCCAGAGTTCCGAGGTCGAGAACTCCAAGCATAAATACGAAGCCAGTACAGATACCGGACGTGGAATCAGTGGATCTTACTGCCATGGATGATGATCAGGATGCGGACATCACTGGGCCACCGCCAGAAGTCAAAGAAAACTGGATGGAAAGCTTTGAGCCAGCCACCAGCGACGATTTAGCGGTGCATCCCAAGAAGGTCGGAGAACTACGCGATTGGCTGCGTCACTGCGAAGCGGTGCGCAAAAAGTTCCCGGCTCAAATGTGTCTACTTACCGGACCCACTGGTGCTGGCAAAACCGCCACGTTGCGAGTCCTGGCCAAGGAGTTCGGCTACCAGCTGCAGGAGTGGATCAATCCCATCGATTGTGAGGTGGTCAACGCCTTGGGTGATCAAACGGCTGGCGCCTCCTTTGTGGGCTCCCATTTGGAGGCCTTTAAAAGCTTTCTGCTCCGTGCCTCGCGATACAAATCCTTGCTGGACTCGCAGAATAAGAGACTGCTTCTTGTCGAGGACTTTCCCAACGTGCTGCTCAGCGATAAGGAGGTCAATTTTGAGGAGTTACTAGA AGAGTACACTGCGTATGGCAAATCTCCCCTGGTGTTCATCGTTGCCGATGCCAAATCTCGAGGACTGAACATCAGCTACCGCCTTTTTCCAGATCAACTTAAGGCCAAACATCGTATAGAGCACATCAGCTTCAATGCTATTGCATCCACAATCATGCAAAAGTCTATGAAAACCTTCTGTTCCGTAATGCAGCAGAATAAAGCTACTTACAAGGTGCCCTCGACCGCTGTTGTTGACTCAATAGTTGTAGGTGCCCAGGGCGACATAAGAAATGCGCTAATTAACTTACATCTGAGCTCTTTAAAAGGAGTTTCCAGTATGCCGACCAAACAGCTAAATGTCAGTGTGTCCGCAAAAGGTCGTAAGAAGAAAATGCAAAGTACTTTAAAGTCAATTGGTAGAGATGAATCAATTACTCTGATGCACGCACTCGGAAGGGTATTAAATCCTAAGT TTAATGAGGACACAACTATGCTACACAGCCCAGAGGAAATAACCGAAGCGTTTAATACGGAGCCCAGGAATTTTGTAAACTTTGTATATGCCAATTATCTGCCACATTTTAAGGAAATCGATGATGTCGTGACCGCCATAGATGACTTGGCCCTATCAGATTGCATGCTCAACGAGTATAGAGATGATAATTTGTCTGTGATGGGCTTAAACGTTGCCATACGAGGAGTTATGATGGCCAACACGTGCCCTGTCAGCGGATGGATGCCTGTTCGAGGACCCAAGCGAATCAATATACAGCCACAGGCAACTTTGGCCGAACAAAGACTGGTGGGTGTGGGCTACGCGGGCATTGCCAGGACGCTCTACGCCACGGAGTACAGCTCATTAGTAAAGTTAATAGCAGGCAAGCTTGGGGATACTACTTCAAGCCAAAGCACAGACTCAAAACAAGTCTTTTAG
- the LOC6728068 gene encoding histone H1-gamma, late gives MKLKPVDRNDGSEDESEEEMPNDHSESEDSNMGEEEELPEEDEEEMEEEEEDQQDGDEADTDKLGGDRNLYPTPPPDDGSKMVPPDSDNPKSMVSKPKGTLISLALMAIGKLASRSGSSVQAIMTYLKDNGQEWKDPKKTARLIHRALKLAEANGEVVMVKRSFKLTDKQKNSSKAVEKMKAKKQKEKEKKAKVEKVLKEKAEKKEAKAKMKEKKIAKEKSSKPTERKTKQAGKKKKPEDGSKNNPPASKAASSAAAQAMLETSLITTPEAEKKPAKTKAKIKEDASEVGKTKKPRKSIGTLAQPKAARPKVKAVKKLVAGKGASTPDLSTMEAQATSTPQEATKAKRKRKV, from the exons ATGAAACTAAAGCCGGTTGATCGTAATGATGGCTCTGAAGATGAGAGCGAGGAGGAAATGCCAAATGATCATTCCGAATCCGAAGACTCCAATATGGGCGAGGAAGAGGAGCTACCGGAGGAAGATGAGGAggagatggaggaggaggaggaggatcagCAGGACGGTGACGAGGCCGATACAGATAAGCTCGGAGGTGATCGTAATCTCTATCCCACTCCTCCGCCTGATGATGGGTCGAAAATGGTGCCCCCCGATTCTGACAACCCCAAATCGATGGTCTCAAAACCAAAGGGTACGCTCATATCCTTAGCTCTTATGGCCATCGGAAAGTTGGCGAGCCGATCGGGATCATCGGTTCAGGCCATAATGACATACCTAAAGGACAATGGTCAGGAGTGGAAGGATCCGAAGAAAACCGCCCGCCTCATCCATCGAGCTCTAAAATTGGCCGAAGCCAACGGCGAAGTAGTGATGGTTAAAAGGTCCTTTAAACTCACCGATAAGCAGAAGAACTCCTCCAAGGCTGTGGAGAAAATGAAGGCAAAGAAAcagaaggagaaggaaaagaaagCCAAAGTCGAGAAAGTACTAAAGGAGAAGGCTGAGAAGAAAGAGGCCAAGGCGAAGATGAAGGAAAAGAAGATTGCTAAGGAAAAATCCAGTAAACCAACGGAGCGGAAAACAAAGCAA GCtggaaaaaagaagaagcccGAGGATGGATCCAAAAATAATCCGCCGGCATCCAAGGCAGCTTCATCCGCTGCCGCGCAGGCCATGCTGGAAACTTCACTGATAACGACTCCTGAAGCGGAAAAGAAAccggccaaaaccaaagccaagaTAAAAGAGGATGCATCCGAGGTGGGAAAGACTAAAAAGCCGCGAAAGTCCATTGGAACTCTGGCTCAGCCCAAGGCAGCCAGGCCGAAAGTCAAGGCGGTCAAGAAACTGGTGGCTGGAAAGGGAGCGTCCACACCGGATCTTTCCACAATGGAGGCCCAGGCCACGTCCACTCCTCAAGAAGCTACCAAGGCGAAGCGCAAGCGCAAAGTCTAG